Proteins co-encoded in one Pelobates fuscus isolate aPelFus1 chromosome 5, aPelFus1.pri, whole genome shotgun sequence genomic window:
- the CFAP45 gene encoding cilia- and flagella-associated protein 45, with translation MPGSVVGSLSSGSTGSNRSKAWKYRTKALNSQVDESLFGVKKPTKDDSPIVQKNEGGRRKTVSAPSMGHKPETIRIITSDLIRDLVVPSEDPSGKSLIMTSSEYHRIKTGATVRTKEERKRAMEALRAEKESVIEAVNERKNFMKIKEMTRQKNEKLNDLEEEAQERAQYLLEKANAMRMEQEDEVKKLNEVILNAKCHAIRDAQILEKRIITKEMSEEEKRLDQMMEVERKRAIKMQEEIEAEKKHERIRGKQLIIQQMEDNFESRILLEEQRAQEGQQMLQYLEKLQMEDYKELEKKHQEQLEIQKEIKRINAENEKKKLEKKEQEKLLDLRVLDYTQQKIAREAEYEAEQERLKKEKEKEVARLRALQERARDYKAEQDELRAKRNQEAMERAWRQKEKERALKEAETNTMLKKSRLEQVAQKEHFLAVQAQRDRAEFDRVLRVQQELTEKERKELEEKMSELNRHAAELRRQVRENEQKQLMTRIELFEGGKKLQEEARQRRARLDDLKKKKLDELKIAGLPDKYCSLVARKAEVPVV, from the exons ATG CCAGGAAGCGTTGTAGGTTCGCTTAGTTCTGGATCCACTGGATCTAATCGGAGCAAAGCTTGGAAATATCGAACAAAAGCTCTAAACTCACAAGTGGATGAGAGTCTATTTGGCGTAAAG AAACCCACAAAAGATGACAGTCCAATTGTGCAGAAAAACGAAGGTGGCAGACGTAAGACTGTATCTGCGCCGTCAATGGGTCACAAACCGGAGACCATTCGCATTATTACAAGTGATCTGATTCGAGACCTTGT TGTTCCATCAGAAGACCCATCAGGAAAGTCCCTTATAATGACATCCAGTGAATACCACCGTATCAAAACAGGTGCAACAGTCCGGACTAAGGAGGAACGCAAGAGGGCAATGGAAGCCTTAAGAGCAGAAAAGGAATCAGTCATA GAAGCAGTAAATGAACGAAAGAACTTCATGAAAATCAAAGAAATGACGCGCCAAAAAAATGAGAAACTGAACGATCTAGAGGAGGAAGCACAGGAGAGGGCACAGTATCTTTTGGAGAAGGCCAATGCTATGCGAATGGAGCAGGAGGATGAAGTTAAAAAACTTAATGAG GTAATTCTAAATGCAAAGTGTCATGCCATACGCGATGCACAGATTTTGGAGAAGCGGATAATTACTAAGGAGATGAGTGAGGAGGAAAAACGCCTGGACCAAATGATGGAGGTGGAAAGGAAAAGAGCTATCAAGATGCAAGAAGAGATTGAGGcggaaaaaaaacatgaaaggaTCCG AGGGAAGCAACTTATTATTCAGCAGATGGAAGACAATTTTGAGTCCAGAATCCTTTTAGAAGAACAAAGAGCCCAGGAGGGTCAGCAGATGCTTCAGTATTTAGAGAAATTACAAATGGAAGATTATAAG GAGTTGGAGAAGAAACATCAAGAACAATTGGAAATCCAAAAAGAAATCAAACGTATCAATGctgaaaatgaaaagaaaaaactggAAAAGAAAGAACAGGAGAAACTACTAGATCTACGTGTATTGGACTACACCCAACAGAAAATA GCACGCGAGGCAGAATATGAGGCTGAGCAAGAGCGCCTtaagaaagaaaaggagaaagaggTTGCCCGTCTGCGTGCCCTACAAGAACGAGCTCGAGATTACAAAGCAGAGCAG GATGAATTAAGAGCTAAGAGAAACCAAGAAGCCATGGAAAGGGCCTGGCgtcaaaaagaaaaggaaagggcaCTGAAGGAAGCAGAGACCAACACAATGCTTAAGAAATCACGACTAGAGCAAGTGGCTCAGAAGGAGCATTTCCTAGCTGTACAAGCACAGCGAGACCGTGCAGAGTTTGATAGAGTCTTAAG GGTGCAGCAGGAACTGACTGAGAAAGAGCGGAAGGAGCTTGAAGAAAAAATGTCTGAACTGAACAGGCATGCAGCAGAACTGAGACGCCAAGTCCGTGAGAATGAGCAAAAGCAACTTATGACACGCATTGAATTATTTGAGGGGGGTAAGAAACTGCAAGAAGAAGCTCGTCAGCGCAGGGCACGACTTGATGACCTAAAGAAGAAGAAACTGGATGAACTTAA AATCGCAGGGCTTCCAGACAAGTATTGCTCTTTGGTGGCACGGAAAGCAGAGGTTCCAGTTGTCTAA